Proteins from a genomic interval of Thunnus maccoyii chromosome 1, fThuMac1.1, whole genome shotgun sequence:
- the LOC121904285 gene encoding cytochrome P450 27C1, whose product MMAFPKQFMTTCWKNLKSDRLNNQLFFILRALHKSAASKAFGMSAAGEEAMPERLITPTDVGEKARIKTLKEMPGPSTLSNLIEFFWRDGFGRIHEIQLEHGRKYGKIFKSRFGPQLVVSIADRDLVAQVLRAEGAAPQRANMDSWKEYRDMRGRSTGLISAEGEDWLKMRSVLRQLIMRPRDVAVFSDDVNKVVDDLVKRVCILRTQEADGATVLNVNDLFFKYAMEGVAAILYECRLGCLENEIPQETQNYINALHLMFSSFKTTMYAGAIPKWLRPIIPKPWEEFCYSWDGLFKFSVIHIDKRFTEIKAQLERGEKVEGGLLTHMLVTREMNMEEIYANATEMLLAGVDTTSFTLSWATYLLARHPHIQQKIFSEVTKALGPGTIATADDVPHLPLIRGLVKETLRLFPVLPGNGRVTQDDLVVGGYFIPKGTQLALCHYSTSMDGENFADASDFRPDRWIRKDNTDRVDNFGSIPFGYGIRSCIGRRIAELEMHLALTRLIQKFHIGISPDTDDIKAKTHGLLCPGAPIHLQFTDREN is encoded by the exons ATGATGGCTTTCCCGAAACAGTTTATGACAACATGTTGGAAGAATCTAAAAAGCGACCGGCTGAATAAccagctgtttttcattttacgCGCCCTGCACAAGTCAGCAGCCAGCAAGGCTTTTGGGATGTCCGCGGCTGGAGAAGAGGCCATGCCTGAAAGATTGATCACACCGACAGATGTCGGCGAGAAAGCCAGAATCAAGACCCTGAAGGAGATGCCTGGACCCAGCACCTTATCCAACTTGATCGAGTTCTTCTGGAGAGACGGTTTTGGCAGAATTCATGAAATTCAG CTGGAGCACGGGAGGAAGTATGGGAAAATTTTCAAATCCCGTTTTGGACCCCAGCTGGTGGTCTCAATCGCTGACCGCGATCTGGTGGCTCAGGTGCTGAGGGCTGAGGGTGCAGCTCCCCAAAGAGCTAACATGGATTCCTGGAAGGAATACAGAGACATGAGAGGCCGTTCCACAGGCCTGATCTCGGC GGAGGGAGAAGATTGGCTAAAGATGCGGAGCGTCCTCAGACAGCTCATCATGCGCCCACGTGATGTGGCGGTGTTCTCCGATGATGTTAACAAAGTGGTAGACGACCTGGTCAAGAGAGTTTGTATTCTACGCACTCAGGAGGCAGACGGAGCAACTGTCCTCAACGTCAATGACCTCTTCTTCAAATATGCCATGGAAG GTGTGGCAGCCATTTTGTACGAGTGTCGTTTAGGCTGTTTGGAAAATGAGATTCCCCAGGAAACTCAAAACTACATCAACGCACTGCACCTCATGTTCAGTTCCTTCAAGACAACCATGTATGCCGGGGCGATCCCGAAGTGGCTCCGGCCCATCATTCCCAAACCGTGGGAGGAGTTCTGTTACTCCTGGGATGGTCTCTTCAAATTCA GCGTTATTCACATTGATAAGAGATTTACAGAGATCAAGGCCCAGCTGGAGCGGGGAGAGAAGGTGGAGGGGGGACTGCTCACGCACATGCTCGTTACAAGGGAGATGAACATGGAGGAAATCTACGCTAATGCAACAGAGATGCTACTGGCTGGGGTTGacacg ACCTCCTTCACGCTGTCGTGGGCCACTTACCTGTTAGCGCGGCATCCTCATATACAGCAGAAAATCTTTTCGGAGGTGACGAAGGCTTTGGGACCCGGAACAATCGCCACAGCTGATGATGTACCTCATCTGCCTCTTATCAGAGGCCTGGTCAAAGAGACTCTCAG GCTTTTTCCAGTTCTCCCAGGCAACGGACGGGTTACCCAGGATGACTTGGTGGTGGGCGGATACTTCATCCCCAAAGGG ACTCAGTTGGCCTTGTGTCACTACTCCACTTCCATGGATGGGGAGAACTTTGCCGATGCTTCAGACTTCCGTCCGGATCGCTGGATAAGAAAGGATAACACAGATCGTGTTGACAACTTTGGCTCGATTCCCTTTGGCTATGGCATCAGGAGCTGCATTGGCAGGAGAATAGCAGAGTTAGAAATGCATCTGGCTCTCACAAGG CTCATTCAAAAGTTCCACATCGGCATCTCTCCTGACACTGATGATATAAAGGCCAAAACCCATGGCCTGCTCTGCCCTGGTGCCCCCATCCATCTGCAGTTCACTGACAGAGAAAACTAG
- the ercc3 gene encoding general transcription and DNA repair factor IIH helicase subunit XPB has protein sequence MGKKDKGDREKKSKKRFYEEEEDEEETLGNESQEAIPAAAGKQVDESSTKLDEYGAKDYRLQMLLKNDHSSRPLWVAPDGHIFLEAFSPVYKYAQDFLVAIAEPVCRPNHIHEYKLTAYSLYAAVSVGLQTSDIVEYLQKLSKTSVPDGIVQFIKLCTVSYGKVKLVLKHNRYFVESAFPDVIQRLLQDNVIRECRLRTADGADTELITEVIHSKSAISKSLPEKGGASTSQEPSEGQTSTQQVPEDIFSYYEQMDKEEEEEEETQTVSFEIRQEMIEELQKRCIQLEYPLLAEYDFRNDTVNPDINIDLKPTAVLRPYQEKSLRKMFGNGRARSGVIVLPCGAGKSLVGVTAACTVRKRCLVLGNSSVSVEQWKAQFKMWSTIDDSQICRFTSDAKDKPIGCSIAISTYSMLGHTTKRSWEAERVMEWMRSQEWGLIILDEVHTIPAKMFRRVLTIVQAHCKLGLTATLVREDDKIVDLNFLIGPKLYEANWMELQNNGYIAKVQCAEVWCPMSPEFYREYVAIKTKKRILLYTMNPNKFRACQFLIRFHERRNDKIIVFADNVFALKEYAIRLNKPYIYGPTSQGERMQILQNFKHNPKINTIFISKVGDTSFDLPEANVLIQISSHGGSRRQEAQRLGRVLRAKKGMVAEEYNAYFYSLVSQDTQEMAYSTKRQRFLVDQGYSFKVITKMAGMEEEDLMFSTRDDQQQLLQKVLAASDLDAEEEVVAGEVGGRPQFSRRTGTMSSMSGADDTVYMEYQSRGSKASAAGKSVHPLFKRFRK, from the exons atgGGTAAAAAGGATAAAGGAGATCGGG AGAAGAAGTCCAAAAAGCGTTTctatgaggaggaggaagatgaagaagagacGTTGGGCAACGAGTCTCAGGAGGCCATACCTGCTGCTGCAGGGAAACAGGTGGATGAGTCCAGTACCAAACTGGACGAGTATGGAGCCAAAGACTACCGTCTTCAGATGCTTCTGAAAAATGATCACTCCTCACGTCCCCTCTGGGTG GCTCCAGATGGACACATCTTTCTAGAGGCCTTTTCACCAGTGTATAAGTATGCCCAGGATTTCTTGGTAGCCATTGCAGAGCCAGTGTGCAGGCCTAACCACATCCACGAGTACAAGCTGACAGCATATTCCCTGTATGCAGCTGTCAGTGTGGGGCTGCAGACCTCTGACATAGTGGAGTACCTGCAGAAACTCAGCAAGACATCTGTACCTGACGGAATCGTGCAGTTCATTAAG CTCTGCACAGTAAGCTATGGCAAAGTCAAGCTGGTGCTCAAGCACAATAG GTATTTTGTTGAGAGTGCCTTCCCTGATGTGATCCAGCGGCTTCTGCAGGACAATGTGATCCGTGAATGTCGTCTCCGTACTGCAGACGGAGCGGACACTGAGCTCATTACTGAAGTCATCCACAGCAAGTCAGCG ATCTCCAAGTCTCTTCCGGAAAAGGGAGGTGCTTCCACCTCACAGGAGCCCAGCGAGGGACAAACTTCAACCCAGCAAGTTCCTGAGGACATCTTCAGCTACTATGAGCAGATGGAtaaggaagaagaggaagaggaggagactcAGACTGTGTCCTTTGAGATTCGCCAG GAGATGATTGAAGAGCTGCAGAAGCGTTGCATTCAGCTGGAGTACCCCCTGCTTGCAGAGTATGACTTTCGCAATGATACAGTCAACCCAGACATCAACATAGACCTTAAGCCCACTGCTGTGTTAAGGCCCTACCAGGAAAAGAGTCTGCGCAAGATGTTTGGGAATGGACGTGCTCGCTCTGGGGTCATTGTGCTACCCTGCG GAGCGGGCAAATCTCTGGTGGGTGTGACAGCAGCGTGCACAGTGCGTAAACGCTGCCTGGTGCTGGGTAACTCCTCTGTGTCAGTGGAGCAGTGGAAAGCCCAGTTCAAGATGTGGTCCACTATTGATGACTCTCAAATCTGCCGCTTCACCTCTGACGCCAAGGACAAGCCCATCGGCTGCTCAATTGCCATCAGCACTTACTCTATGCTGGGCCATACTACCAAGCGCTCCTGGGAGGCTGAGAGGGTCATGGAGTGGATGCGTAGCCAGGAGTGGGGACTCATTATCCTGGATGAGGTGCACACTATTCCTG CCAAGATGTTTCGTCGTGTTCTGACCATTGTCCAGGCGCATTGCAAATTGGGGCTCACTGCTACACTGGTTAGGGAAGATGACAAGATTGTGGACCTCAACTTCCTAATTGGGCCAAAACTATATGAGGCCAACTGGATGGAGTTGCAGAACAATGGCTACATTGCCAAAGTCCAATGTGCAGAG GTGTGGTGCCCGATGTCTCCGGAGTTTTACAGAGAATATGTGGCCATCAAGACAAAGAAGCGCATCCTGCTTTACACCATGAACCCCAATAAGTTCCGCGCTTGCCAGTTTCTCATTCGCTTCCATGAACGGCGCAATGACAAGATCATTGTCTTTGCTGATAATGTCTTTGCCTTAAAGGAATACGCCATTCGCCTCAACAA GCCTTACATCTATGGTCCAACCTCTCAAGGGGAGCGTATGCAGATTTTACAGAACTTCAAACATAACCCCAAGATCAACACCATTTTCATCTCCAAG GTTGGAGACACCTCATTCGACTTGCCAGAGGCCAATGTTCTGATTCAGATCTCCTCTCATGGTGGATCACGCAGACAGGAGGCCCAGAGGCTTGGCAGAGTCTTACGTGCCAAGAAAG GAATGGTAGCCGAGGAGTACAATGCATACTTCTATTCACTGGTGTCTCAGGACACCCAGGAGATGGCTTACTCCACCAAGAGGCAGAGGTTCCTGGTGGATCAGGGCTACAGCTTTAAG GTGATCACAAAGATGGCAGGTATGGAGGAAGAGGACCTGATGTTCTCCACTAGAGATGATCAACAGCAGCTGCTTCAGAAGGTCTTGGCTGCGTCAGACCTGGACGCTGAGGAGGAAGTCGTGGCGGGAGAGGTGGGCGGACGACCACAG TTCTCGAGGCGAACGGGCACCATGAGCTCCATGTCAGGCGCAGACGACACCGTCTACATGGAATATCAGAGCCGAGGCAGCAAAGCCTCCGCCGCAGGCAAGAGCGTCCATCCGCTCTTCAAGCGCTTCCGAAAGTAG
- the gpalpp1 gene encoding GPALPP motifs-containing protein 1 codes for MSSHTVIGPALPPMFRKESDEDSDNENEIAGPALPPGYKRGEPSSSSDESELEVAVKRAKTGHTTGNRPAEAEKTKVQEEEDDGFFGPALPPGFEKRSRSPETPPLLGPALPPGFRRAAYDNDDDNDDEDGEGFPGPALPPGYQAEPSSSEGEEEDVIGPMPAKGPVQDSVALDFERRARMMKEKLTRDDTPEVLTRETWMTELPPELQHIGVGARTFKKKSGPEKGDRSIWTDTPADRERKMRERLEGKKKGEVEKDSVPKLSRKELEMAEKVTKYNESKRAESLMSLHTKTMKEKAKEAADKPVERRAFDRDTDLQVNRFDDAQKQRLLKKSQELNTRFSHSKEKMFL; via the exons ATGTCGTCTCATACAGTAATCGGACCTGCCTTGCCCCCGATGTTCAGAAAGGAGAGTGATGAAGActctgataatgaaaatgaaa TCGCTGGCCCCGCGTTGCCTCCCGGTTATAAACGGGGGGAACCGTCGAGCTCATCGGATGAAAGTGAGCTGGAGGTGGCGGTCAAAAGAGCCAAGACAGGACACACAACTGGAAACAGGCCTGCAGA GGCGGAGAAGACAAAGgttcaagaagaagaagatgatggtTTCTTTGGGCCAGCTCTGCCACCTGGATTTGAGAAAAGATCGAGATCACCAGAAAC GCCACCTCTGCTGGGACCAGCTTTGCCTCCTGGGTTTCGCAGAGCAGCATACGATAacgatgatgataatgatgatgaagatggagaGGGTTTCCCAGGGCCTGCCCTACCCCCAGGCTACCAGGCTGAGCCCTCCAgcagtgagggagaggaggaggacgtgATCGGACCCATGCCGGCCAAGGGGCCTGTTCAAGACTCTGTGGCTCTGGACTTCGAGCGCAGGGCACGAATGATGAAAGAGAAGCTGACTAGAGAT GACACTCCTGAGGTGCTGACCAGAGAAACATGGATGACAGAGCTCCCGCCAGAACTACAGCACATCGGCGTGGGGGCTCGAACTTTCAAGAAGAAGTCGGGCCCAGAGAAAGGCGACCGCTCTATTTGGACTGATACGCCTGCAGACAGGGAGCGCAAGATGAGG GAGCGCctggagggaaagaaaaagggTGAGGTGGAGAAGGACAGTGTCCCAAAACTCTCCCGGAAGGAGTTGGAAATGGCAGAGAAAGTTACTAAGTATAAT GAGTCAAAACGTGCTGAGTCTCTGATGAGTTTGCACACAAAGACTATGAAGGAAAAAGCAAAGGAGGCGGCAGACAAGCCAGTGGAGAGGAGGGCATTTGATCGGGATACAGACCTGCAGGTCAACCGCTTTGATGATGCACAGAAGCAGCGGCTGCTGAAGAAATCTCAGGAACTGAACACAAGGTTCTCCCATAGCAaggaaaaaatgtttctgtaa
- the gtf2f2a gene encoding general transcription factor IIF subunit 2 — MSEKTEVDLTGAKLNTGVWLVKVPKYLSQQWAKATGRGEVGKLRICKKGNQGKAEVSFTLNEELTVIEGIEDKTVCAPREHPFTMQTVGGQTLAVFTETSSDKIALEGVVVQRAECRPAVSESYMKLKRLQIEESSKPMRLSQQLDKAVTSNYKPVANHENNLEYERRKKEEGKRARADKQQVLDMLFSAFEKHQYYNIKDLVDITKQPVIYLKEILRDIGIYNVKGTHKNTWELKPEYRHYQGEEKTDE, encoded by the exons AtgtcagagaaaacagaagtgGATTTAACTGGTGCCAAGCTAAACACTGGCGTATGGCTCGTAAAG GTGCCCAAATACCTCTCTCAGCAATGGGCAAAAGCGACTGGCAGAGGCGAGGTTGGGAAACTCAGAATCTGCAA GAAAGGAAACCAAGGAAAAGCAGAG GTGTCCTTCACTTTGAATGAAGAGCTGACTGTGATTGAGGGTATAGAGGACAAGACAGTGTGTGCGCCTCGTGAGCACCCATTCACCATGCAGACAGTGGGAGGTCAGACGTTGGCGGTCTTCACCGAGACCTCATCGG ATAAAATAGCCTTGGAGGGGGTAGTGGTGCAGAGAGCGGAGTGCAGACCTGCTGTCAGTGAAAGCTACATGAAGCTGAAGAG GTTACAAATTGAAGAGTCCTCTAAGCCAATGAGGCTGTCACAGCAGTTGGATAAAGCTGTCACCAGTAACTACAAACCTGTGGCTAACCATGAAAACAAT cttgagtatgagaggagaaagaaggaggagggcAAGAGAGCAAGAGCTGACAAACAGCAGGTGTTGGAcatgttgttttctgcttttgagAAGCATCAGTACTACAACATCAAAGACCTGGTGGACATCACCAAACAGCCTGTG ATTTACCTGAAGGAAATCCTGCGTGACATAGGCATCTACAATGTGAAGGGAACACACAAGAACACGTGGGAGCTCAAGCCAGAGTACCGACATTACCAAGGCGAGGAAAAGACTGACGAGTAG